CCCGTCCCACAAGGCACCGCCCGCCGGCGACCCGCTCGACCGCAGCCGGTTCCCCGTCGACGAGTGGCGGCTGGTCGAGACCCGGTTCGACGGCAGTGACCTCGGCACCACCGAGTCGCTGTTCACCGTCGGCAACGGCTACCTCGGCCTGCGCGGCAACTACTCCGAGAGCCGCGACGCGCACCTCGACGGCACCTTCATCAACGGCTTCCACGAGACCTGGCCGATCTCCCACGCCGAGGAGGCCTACGGCTTCGCGCGGATCGGGCAGACCATCGTCAACGTGCCGGACCCCAAGGTGATCCGGCTCTACGTCGACGACGAGCCGCTGCAGATCTCGGTCGCCGACCTGATCGAGTACGAGCGGGCGCTGGACTTCCGCACCGGCGTGCTCACCCGCGACCTGCTCTGGCGCACGCCCGGTGGCAAGCGGGTGCGGGTGCGCAGCACCCGGATGGTGCCGCTCGAGCAGCGTCACCTCGCGGTGCTCACCTTCGAGGTCACCCTGCTCGACCAGCGCGCGTCCCTGGCGATCTCCTCCCAGCTGGTCAACCGGCAGGACGAGCAGCGCGAGGCCGGTCCGCTCGACCAGAGCGGCGGTGGTACGGCGGACCCGCGCCGCGCCGAGGCGTTCGACCGCCGGGTGCTGGAGCCGCGGATCAAGGCGGCGAGCCAGGTCACCGGCCGGCTCTCGCTCGGCTACCGGGCGGCGCAGAGCGGGATGACGCTCGGCGTGGTCGCTGACCACCTGCTGGAGACGGCGTCGCCGTACTCCCTGGAGGTGCACGCCGAGGACGACCTCGCCAAGGCGATCTACCGGGTCGCGGCCGAGCCCGACGTACCCGTGAAGCTGACCAAGCTGGTGTCCTTCCACACCGCGGAGACGGTGCCGCCGCGCGAGCTGATCGACCGCTGCGAGCGCACCCTGGCCCGCACCCGCGAGGAGGGCGTGGCCCACCAGTACGCCGCGCAGGAGGCCTGGCTCAAGGCCTTCTGGGCGCGCGCGGACGTCGAGGTCCCCGGCCAGCCGGCCCTGCAGCAGGCGATCCGGTGGAACCTCTTCTCGATCCTGCAGGCCTCGGCGCGCGCGGAGGGCCAGGGCATCGCCGCCAAGGGGGTGAGCGGCTCCGGGTACGGCGGCCACTACTTCTGGGACACCGAGATCTACGTGATGCCGTTCCTCACCTACACGATGCCGTGGGCGGCGCGGAACGCGCTGCGCTTCCGCTACAACCTGCTCGACAGCGCCCGCGCGCGGGCCCGCGAGCTGTCCCAGAAGGGCGCACTCTTCCCGTGGCGCACGATCAGCGGCCAGGAGGCGTCCGCCTACTACGCGGCCGGCACCGCGCAGTACCACATCGACGCGGATATCGCCTACGCCCTGAGCCAGTACGTCGGCGCCACCGGTGACGAGGAGTTCCTCGCCCGGGAGGCGGTCGACATCTTCATCGAGACCGCCCGGATGTGGGCCGACCTCGGGTTCTGGCGCGACGAGTCGCGGCGCACCTTCCACATCCACGGCGTCACCGGGCCCGACGAGTACACGACCGTCGTCAACGACAACCTGTACACGAACGTGCTCGCGCGATTCAACCTGCGCCGTGCCGCGCGCGCGGTGTGGGAGCTGCAGCGCGACGCCCCGGAGGCGTACGACGACCTGGTGCGTCGTACCGGACTGACCGCGGACGAGCCGGACGAGTGGGCCGAGTGCGCCGACGGGATGTCGATCCCGTTCGACTCCTTCCTCGGCATCCACCCGCAGGACGCCCACTTCCTCGAGCGCGAGATGTGGGACCTGGAGAACACCCCGCTCGACAAGCGGCCCCTGCTGCTGCACTACCACCCACTGGTGATCTACCGGTTCCAGGTGCTCAAGCAGGCCGACGTCGTGCTCGCGCTCTACCTGCAGGGCGAGGAGTTCACCGCAGACCAGAAGCAGGCCGACTTCGAGTACTACGACCCGATCACCACCGGTGACTCCACCCTGTCCGCGGTGGTGCAGTCGATCGTCGCCGCCGAGGTCGGCTACTCGGACCTCGCGGTGCGCTACTTCCACGCCGCGCTCTTCGTCGACCTCGCCGACCGCCACAACAACACCGCGGACGGCGTCCACGTCGCCTCGACCGGTGGCGTCTGGAGCGCCCTGGTCAGTGGCTTCGGCGGCTTCCGCGACCGCGGCTCCGGGGCCGGCGACCAGCAGTGGCAGCTCGACCCGCGGCTGCCTGCGTCGTGGTCGTCGCTGGTCTTCCGGGTCACCCTGCACGGCACCCGGGTCCGGGTCACGGTCCGGCCGGCCGAGCTGGAGCTGTGCGTCGAGCACGGGACCGGGCCGGTCACCTTCGCGGTGCGGGGACAGCTGGTGAAGGTCGGGCCGGGTGATCCCGTGGTCGTCCCGCTCGAGGACCAGGGTCCGCGCCTGGACGGCGAGCCGCCGTACCCCGCCGGGATCCAGCGCGCCGACGGGACGGTGATCTCGGCGATCGTGCCGAGCGGGGACTGAGAGGCTGCATGAGTCCCCGGTCGGCCGGGGACTCATGCAGCCGGTGGCCTCCACCCGACCCGGTTGGCGAGCCCGACGGCGGCGAGCTGGGAGGACACCTCCAGCTTGGCGAGGATCCGCTTCACCTGCGTCCGTACGGTGCTCTCGGACACGACGAACGCGGCCGCGATGTCGTGGACGGTCTCGCCGCGCATCAGGTGCCCGAGCACCACGGCCTCGCGCGGGGTGAGCCGCTCGAACCGCACCCGGATCTCCCGGTGCTCCTTGCCGTTCTCGCGGGCGAGGGCGATCAGCTCGGCGCGCTCGGTCTCGTCCATCACCGGCCCGCCGCGCGCCAGGGAGGTGATCACGGCGAGCACGGCGTCGAGGGAGCCCGCCTTCGACAGCACCCGACGCGCGCCCGCGGCGAGGCACTCGCCCCACCGCACCCGGTCGGTGGTCGCCGTGAGGACGAGGACCGGGACCCCGGCGCGGGCGAGCGGGGCGATGAGCAGGCGGCCGTCGCCGAGGGGCCCGAGGTCGAGGTCGAGCAGCACGATCCGCGGCCGGAGCTCGCGGACCCGGGCGAGGAGTGCGGCCGGCGAGGCGAAGTCGTCGGGCGTGAGGACCCGCACGTCGTGGTCCTCGCGGGTCAGCGCGAAGTCGAGGGACTGCGCGAACAGCGCGTGGTCCTCGACGATCACGACCCGTAGCCGGCTGGGCACGTGATCAGCCGGCCTGCGGTACGGCGCCCGCCCGGGGCAGCTCGACGGTGAAGGTGGCGCCCTCGCCGGGCTCGGAGTCGACCCGGACCACGCCGCCGTGCAGGGTCACGACGCGGTGCACGATCGCCAGGCCGAGGCCGGCACCGGGGCGGCGGCGTACGGCGTGCCGGCGGGATCGGAAGAACTCCTCGAAGACCCGCTCACGGTCGGCGGCGTCGATCCCGATGCCGACGTCGCTGACCGTCAGCACCACGCCCGCCGGCCCGGCGACGACGCGGACCAGGACCCGGCCGCCCGGCTCGGAGTACTTGACCGCGTTGGACACCAGGTTGGCCACCATCCGGTCGAGGTCCTCGGGATCGCCCTGCAGCGTGGGCTCGTCGACCACCTCGACGACCACCGTCACGTCCCGCCGGCGGGCCTCGGCGGCGTGCAGCGCGACCGCCTCGCGGGCCACTCGGCCGAGGTCGGTGGTGAGCGAGCGCAGCGGTACGTCGGTCCGCCCGAGCTTGGCGAGCGCGGCCATGTCGTCGACGACCGACCGCAGCCGCTCCACGCCTCCGTGCACGACGTCCAGCCCGGCGGTCACGGAGTCGCCGAGGCCCGACTCGCCGCGCAGCGAGTCGATGGTGTGCGCGATCGCGGCCGCCGTACCGCGCAGCTCGTGGGAGAGCACGTCGATGATGCTGCGGCGGTACTCGGCGACCGCGTGCTCGTGCTCGACGCGCAGCTCGAGGTCGTCGCGCTCCAGCGCGGTGACGAGCGCCCGCTCGGCGAGGCGGACGTACATCTGCAGCGTCGCCCGCTGCTCTGCGCCGGGCCGGCGACCGTCATCGGGCAGGTCGACCCACAGCACGCCCCGCAGCTGTCCGGCGTGGTCGTGGAGCAGCCCGCAGAGCAGGTCGCGGGAGTCCCACGCGTCCGGGTCGTCGAGAGGTGCGACGTCGGGCACCCACAGGTGCTCGTCGAGGTGGCCGCCGGAGCGGTCGGCCGGGACGAAGTGCAGCGCGCCCCACACGTCGGCGTTGGCGAGCTCGCGCTCGAGGAGCTC
The genomic region above belongs to Nocardioides sp. QY071 and contains:
- a CDS encoding glycosyl hydrolase family 65 protein translates to MNAPEGPSHKAPPAGDPLDRSRFPVDEWRLVETRFDGSDLGTTESLFTVGNGYLGLRGNYSESRDAHLDGTFINGFHETWPISHAEEAYGFARIGQTIVNVPDPKVIRLYVDDEPLQISVADLIEYERALDFRTGVLTRDLLWRTPGGKRVRVRSTRMVPLEQRHLAVLTFEVTLLDQRASLAISSQLVNRQDEQREAGPLDQSGGGTADPRRAEAFDRRVLEPRIKAASQVTGRLSLGYRAAQSGMTLGVVADHLLETASPYSLEVHAEDDLAKAIYRVAAEPDVPVKLTKLVSFHTAETVPPRELIDRCERTLARTREEGVAHQYAAQEAWLKAFWARADVEVPGQPALQQAIRWNLFSILQASARAEGQGIAAKGVSGSGYGGHYFWDTEIYVMPFLTYTMPWAARNALRFRYNLLDSARARARELSQKGALFPWRTISGQEASAYYAAGTAQYHIDADIAYALSQYVGATGDEEFLAREAVDIFIETARMWADLGFWRDESRRTFHIHGVTGPDEYTTVVNDNLYTNVLARFNLRRAARAVWELQRDAPEAYDDLVRRTGLTADEPDEWAECADGMSIPFDSFLGIHPQDAHFLEREMWDLENTPLDKRPLLLHYHPLVIYRFQVLKQADVVLALYLQGEEFTADQKQADFEYYDPITTGDSTLSAVVQSIVAAEVGYSDLAVRYFHAALFVDLADRHNNTADGVHVASTGGVWSALVSGFGGFRDRGSGAGDQQWQLDPRLPASWSSLVFRVTLHGTRVRVTVRPAELELCVEHGTGPVTFAVRGQLVKVGPGDPVVVPLEDQGPRLDGEPPYPAGIQRADGTVISAIVPSGD
- a CDS encoding response regulator transcription factor, which encodes MIVEDHALFAQSLDFALTREDHDVRVLTPDDFASPAALLARVRELRPRIVLLDLDLGPLGDGRLLIAPLARAGVPVLVLTATTDRVRWGECLAAGARRVLSKAGSLDAVLAVITSLARGGPVMDETERAELIALARENGKEHREIRVRFERLTPREAVVLGHLMRGETVHDIAAAFVVSESTVRTQVKRILAKLEVSSQLAAVGLANRVGWRPPAA
- a CDS encoding HAMP domain-containing sensor histidine kinase, with amino-acid sequence MEVDASLTRTLQLLAEGVIEFAGFRVAAVSLALDGLLHTVAVVGDDTAAAQLLDQRTPVELLERELANADVWGALHFVPADRSGGHLDEHLWVPDVAPLDDPDAWDSRDLLCGLLHDHAGQLRGVLWVDLPDDGRRPGAEQRATLQMYVRLAERALVTALERDDLELRVEHEHAVAEYRRSIIDVLSHELRGTAAAIAHTIDSLRGESGLGDSVTAGLDVVHGGVERLRSVVDDMAALAKLGRTDVPLRSLTTDLGRVAREAVALHAAEARRRDVTVVVEVVDEPTLQGDPEDLDRMVANLVSNAVKYSEPGGRVLVRVVAGPAGVVLTVSDVGIGIDAADRERVFEEFFRSRRHAVRRRPGAGLGLAIVHRVVTLHGGVVRVDSEPGEGATFTVELPRAGAVPQAG